One Helianthus annuus cultivar XRQ/B chromosome 12, HanXRQr2.0-SUNRISE, whole genome shotgun sequence genomic region harbors:
- the LOC110895081 gene encoding uncharacterized protein LOC110895081 isoform X1, translating into MKIDEYKRRGSSIRRKPNESMRAIVTITVGVVFGFYIGVSFPAFAPSKLKLVPSIDTFLGDSYSGQSTQTILNVISVTRDNVSTEAQKLDDPSEIFVSTNPRGAERLPPAIIASESDFYPRRLYGRPSEDLTLKPKYLVTFTVGYNQKENIDQTVKKFSDNFTILLFHYDGRTTEWDEFEWSKRAIHISVPKQTKWWYAKRFLHPDIIAPYEYIFIWDEDLGVENFDAEEYIKLVRKHKLEISQPGLDPSSKGLTWQMTMRREDLEVHKEAEEKPGWCNDRHQPPCAAFVEIMAPVFSREAWRCVWHLIQNDLVHGWGLDFALRKCIEPAYERIGVVDAQWIVHQGIPSLGNQGNEENGKTPSVRDRCKNEWKMFQDRVANAEKDYYKSVGVGSMDHEANWVTPDRIQ; encoded by the exons ATGAAAATTGATGAGTATAAAAGAAGAGGAAGCTCTATACGTCG AAAACCGAACGAATCTATGAGGGCTATTGTAACAATCACAGTTGGTGTTGTTTTTGGCTTCTATATTGGAGTATCGTTTCCTGCCTTTGCACCATCAAAG CTCAAACTTGTACCTTCGATTGATACATTCCTTGGTGACTCATATTCGGGCCAATCTACACAAACCATATTAAATGTGATTTCTGTCACGAGGGACAACGTCTCAACCGAAGCTCAAAAACTCGATGATCCTTCAGAG ATTTTCGTCTCAACTAACCCTCGGGGTGCAGAAAGACTACCTCCGGCTATAATCGCTTCCGAATCAGACTTTTATCCTAGAAGGTTATATGGTAGACCTAGTGAG GACCTAACGTTAAAACCAAAGTATCTTGTAACTTTCACCGTTGGTTATAATCAGAAAGAGAACATTGACCAAACAGTAAAAAAG TTTTCAGACAACTTTACGATCCTTTTGTTCCATTACGATGGCCGAACAACCGAATGGGATGAATTTGAATGGTCAAAACGAGCGATTCACATAAGTGTTCCCAAACAAACAAAATG GTGGTACGCAAAAAGATTTCTGCATCCTGATATTATTGCGCCATACGAGTACATATTCATATGGGACGAAGATCTGGGAGTTGAGAATTTCGACGCTGAAGA ATACATTAAACTTGTGAGGAAGCACAAATTGGAGATATCACAGCCTGGTTTGGATCCAAGTAGTAAGGGTTTGACGTGGCAGATGACCATGAGACGAGAagatcttgaagttcataa GGAAGCTGAGGAGAAGCCGGGTTGGTGCAATGACCGACATCAGCCTCCGTGCGCAGC ATTTGTGGAAATTATGGCTCCTGTGTTTTCTCGAGAGGCTTGGCGTTGTGTGTGGCATTTGATTCAG AACGATTTGGTTCATGGATGGGGTCTTGACTTTGCCCTACGAAAATGTATCGAG CCTGCATATGAAAGAATTGGAGTTGTAGATGCACAATGGATTGTTCATCAAGGCATACCTTCGCTCGGAAACCAG GGCAACGAAGAGAATGGAAAAACTCCAAGT GTGAGAGATAGGTGCAAAAACGAGTGGAAAATGTTTCAAGATCGTGTAGCAAATGCAGAAAAGGACTATTACAAGTCGGTGGGTGTTGGATCGATGGATCATGAAGCGAATTGGGTGACACCCGATAGAATTCAATAG
- the LOC110895081 gene encoding uncharacterized protein LOC110895081 isoform X2 produces MRAIVTITVGVVFGFYIGVSFPAFAPSKLKLVPSIDTFLGDSYSGQSTQTILNVISVTRDNVSTEAQKLDDPSEIFVSTNPRGAERLPPAIIASESDFYPRRLYGRPSEDLTLKPKYLVTFTVGYNQKENIDQTVKKFSDNFTILLFHYDGRTTEWDEFEWSKRAIHISVPKQTKWWYAKRFLHPDIIAPYEYIFIWDEDLGVENFDAEEYIKLVRKHKLEISQPGLDPSSKGLTWQMTMRREDLEVHKEAEEKPGWCNDRHQPPCAAFVEIMAPVFSREAWRCVWHLIQNDLVHGWGLDFALRKCIEPAYERIGVVDAQWIVHQGIPSLGNQGNEENGKTPSVRDRCKNEWKMFQDRVANAEKDYYKSVGVGSMDHEANWVTPDRIQ; encoded by the exons ATGAGGGCTATTGTAACAATCACAGTTGGTGTTGTTTTTGGCTTCTATATTGGAGTATCGTTTCCTGCCTTTGCACCATCAAAG CTCAAACTTGTACCTTCGATTGATACATTCCTTGGTGACTCATATTCGGGCCAATCTACACAAACCATATTAAATGTGATTTCTGTCACGAGGGACAACGTCTCAACCGAAGCTCAAAAACTCGATGATCCTTCAGAG ATTTTCGTCTCAACTAACCCTCGGGGTGCAGAAAGACTACCTCCGGCTATAATCGCTTCCGAATCAGACTTTTATCCTAGAAGGTTATATGGTAGACCTAGTGAG GACCTAACGTTAAAACCAAAGTATCTTGTAACTTTCACCGTTGGTTATAATCAGAAAGAGAACATTGACCAAACAGTAAAAAAG TTTTCAGACAACTTTACGATCCTTTTGTTCCATTACGATGGCCGAACAACCGAATGGGATGAATTTGAATGGTCAAAACGAGCGATTCACATAAGTGTTCCCAAACAAACAAAATG GTGGTACGCAAAAAGATTTCTGCATCCTGATATTATTGCGCCATACGAGTACATATTCATATGGGACGAAGATCTGGGAGTTGAGAATTTCGACGCTGAAGA ATACATTAAACTTGTGAGGAAGCACAAATTGGAGATATCACAGCCTGGTTTGGATCCAAGTAGTAAGGGTTTGACGTGGCAGATGACCATGAGACGAGAagatcttgaagttcataa GGAAGCTGAGGAGAAGCCGGGTTGGTGCAATGACCGACATCAGCCTCCGTGCGCAGC ATTTGTGGAAATTATGGCTCCTGTGTTTTCTCGAGAGGCTTGGCGTTGTGTGTGGCATTTGATTCAG AACGATTTGGTTCATGGATGGGGTCTTGACTTTGCCCTACGAAAATGTATCGAG CCTGCATATGAAAGAATTGGAGTTGTAGATGCACAATGGATTGTTCATCAAGGCATACCTTCGCTCGGAAACCAG GGCAACGAAGAGAATGGAAAAACTCCAAGT GTGAGAGATAGGTGCAAAAACGAGTGGAAAATGTTTCAAGATCGTGTAGCAAATGCAGAAAAGGACTATTACAAGTCGGTGGGTGTTGGATCGATGGATCATGAAGCGAATTGGGTGACACCCGATAGAATTCAATAG
- the LOC110895082 gene encoding beta-1,4-mannosyl-glycoprotein 4-beta-N-acetylglucosaminyltransferase — MAMINLSQFLDKLYLIAEGGSRYCSKKSDDICSDVCDQDSGKSLTMSRVRCILRGLDLKMLVFLFVLVPTVILGLYVHGQKISYFLRPLWESPPKPFQEIPHYYHENVSMHNLCKLHGWRTREFPRRVFDAVLFSNEVDLLTIRWHELYPYVTEFVLLESNSTFTGLPKPLVFESQRGKFKFVEPRLTYGKIPGRSRKGENPFVEEAYQRLALDYLLRKAGIQDDDLLIMSDIDEIPSRHTINLLRWCDDIPPVLHLRLKNYLYSFEFFLDNNSWRASVHRYQSGKTRYAHYRQSDVVLADAGWHCSFCFRHISEFVFKMKAYSHVDRVRFNKFLNPKRVQKVICKGADLFDMVPEEYTFKEIIAKMGPIPHSYSAVHLPVHLLENADKYRFLLPGNCIREGG, encoded by the exons ATGGCGATGATTAATTTATCACAATTTCTCGAcaaactttatttaattgcaGAAGGTGGATCTCGTTATTGTTCCAAAAAATCCGACGATATCTGCAGTGATGTTTGCGATCAG GATTCAGGAAAATCTTTAACGATGTCAAGAGTACGATGCATTCTTCGTGGGCTCGATTTGAAAATGCTCGTTTTTCTTTTCGTTTTGGTCCCAACTGTTATCCTCGGTTTATACGTTCACGGGCAAAAGATTTCATACTTTCTACGCCCGTTATGGGAATCGCCACCAAAACCGTTTCAAGAAATCCCACATTATTATCACGAAAACGTGTCGATGCATAATCTTTGCAAGCTTCATGGGTGGAGGACGCGTGAGTTCCCAAGACGTGTTTTTGATGCGGTTTTGTTTAGCAATGAAGTTGATCTCCTTACAATAAGATGGCATGAGTTGTATCCTTATGTTACCGAGTTTGTACTCCTTGAATCAAACTCAACTTTCACGGGTTTACCGAAACCTTTGGTGTTCGAAAGTCAACGTGGAAAGTTCAAATTCGTGGAACCGAGGTTGACTTACGGGAAGATTCCCGGAAGATCGCGAAAAGGGGAGAATCCGTTTGTTGAAGAAGCGTATCAAAGGCTCGCGTTGGATTATCTTTTAAGGAAAGCCGGGATTCAAGATGATGATTTGTTAATCATGTCGGATATTGATGAGATACCGAGTAGACATACGATAAATCTCTTGAGATGGTGTGATGACATACCCCCTGTTCTTCATCTTCGgttaaaaaattatttatattCGTTCGAGTTTTTTCTTGATAATAATAGTTGGAGGGCATCGGTTCATCGATATCAATCAGGAAAGACAAGGTACGCCCATTACCGCCAGTCGGACGTTGTGTTGGCGGACGCAGGATGGCATTGTAGCTTTTGCTTCCGCCACATCAGCGAGTTTGTTTTCAAGATGAAAGCTTATAGTCATGTGGATAGAGTGAGGTTTAACAAATTCTTGAACCCGAAAAGGGTACAAAAGGTAATTTGCAAAGGTGCTGATCTCTTTGATATGGTGCCCGAAGAATACACGTTTAAGGAAATTATCGCAAAAATGGGGCCCATCCCGCATTCGTATTCAGCTGTTCATCTTCCGGTTCATCTTCTAGAAAACGCAGACAAGTACAGGTTTCTATTACCAGGAAACTGTATTAGAGAAGGTGGATAA